aaAAAAATTAGGAAGTTTCAGTAATAAAACCCCAGGACAGCATTTCTGCTGTCAGCTCAAGAAGTGTAAAAGAAGTCATGCTCATTCTGCATTTGCCTGCGGAAGATATCATTGGCCTTCTGCAGTTTCTCTGTCGAGTTTAGGTACTTGTTCAGAATGGGTCTGTAATGCTTCTCGGACTGGCCACTCTCACTGTCTGATTTCCTGATGTAGTGGACACTGTGTTTGGGTAACTGCAGATTCTGAGCTATCCAGGACCAGGCTCTGGGGCAGGGCAGCAGGGCCACCACGAAGTAGACAGGATCACTCTCCTTCATCACCTCTCTGTACGTATCCAGATACTTCTGCATGGCTGGCATCGGTTCGATGGAATTTAGGTCCTGTAGtagaaaaaataacataaaattaaGAAGAACAAACAGCTTCTGGTTCTCTGCTATTGCTGCAGCGTTTCAGCTCTTACCTTAATGGAAAGGCTCTGGAGGCATGAGTCCCTAAACTTCTTGTAGCTGGAGTGCCTTCCTTCAATGAAAACCTTCAGGTCCTCTGGCTCTGTGACCTTCTCACTCATCTCCTTCAGCATCGCAGTCACCCCAT
This window of the Pygocentrus nattereri isolate fPygNat1 chromosome 2, fPygNat1.pri, whole genome shotgun sequence genome carries:
- the LOC119261944 gene encoding uncharacterized protein LOC119261944 — protein: MTSAASFTANQMDDVSDYLWNNSLDLAKETLHLEFLNKLKSYTMKAERYLKFTLQDMVYLDGVTAMLKEMSEKVTEPEDLKVFIEGRHSSYKKFRDSCLQSLSIKDLNSIEPMPAMQKYLDTYREVMKESDPVYFVVALLPCPRAWSWIAQNLQLPKHSVHYIRKSDSESGQSEKHYRPILNKYLNSTEKLQKANDIFRRQMQNEHDFFYTS